TTGGCGAGCTCGGCGCCCGGAATATGGGCGACGCGGGCGATGCGCTGCGCGGTGACGGCGCGGTCGTGCGGCATCAGGTCGAAGGCGACACCCTTCTTCTGAAGATAGGTCTGGATCGTGGGGGACATAGACATTTTCGGCCTCCTAGCGGTCGGGGTTTCAGGACCAGTCGGACGCAATACAGATGTAGGGCAAGCATATCACAAAGCCCCCAAAAATCCCACCTGCAGGTTGGGGGAGACGGGCGCACATTGACACTGTAGGCTCGGCCCATTGACCGGAAGGGGGAGCCGCCAATGGCGCTGACACTGCACTATCATCCGCTATCGTCCTATTGCCACAAGGTGCTGATCGGCCTTTATGAGCTGGACGTGCCCTTCACCCCGGCCATCCTCAACCTGATGGACCCGGCGGAGCGCGAACGATTCCTCGAAATCTCGCCCATGGGCAAGATGCCGGCACTGGTTGACGAAACGCGCGGAGAAACGGCCACCGAATCGTCGATCATCATCGAATATCTGGATCAGCATTATCCCGGCGCCCGGCCCCTGTTGCCGACCGATGCCGACGCCTGCCTGATGGCTCGCAAGATGGACCGGGTTTTCGATCTTTATGTGATGACGCCCGTGCAGAAGATCATCGGCGACGGCTTCCGCCCGGAGGGCGGGCACGACACCATCGGCGTAGCTGAAGCCCACACCACGCTGAAGGCGGCGTACGGGATGCTCGACCGGCATTTCTATGGCCGCACTTGGGCGGCGGGGGACCGGTTCAGCATTGCTGACTGCGCGGCGGCCCCTGCCCTGTTCTATGCCCGCACGCTGGAACCTTTCGGGGAAGATAACGACCTTCTCGCCGCCTATTTCGAACGGCTGTGCGAGCGGCCATCCTTTGCGCGCGTCCTTACGGAAACCAGGCCCTGGTTCCATATGTATCCGCGCGTCGATGCCGTCGAAGCGCGGTTCCTGGCCGACTGAAAGCTACTTCTTCGCGATACACTCAAGCTCGACCTTCGCACCCATGGCGAGGCCATTGGCCCCGAAGGCGCTGCGGGCCGGCTTGTTGCCGGGGAAATAGGTGACATAGACCTTGTTGAAATCGGCCCATTCGCTGATGTCCGCGAGGAAAACCGTGCATTTCACCACCCGGTCCATGCCCACACCGGCGCGGGCGAGCGCTGCCTTGGTGTTTTCCATCGCCTGACGGGCTTCGGCGGCCATGCCGCCCTCGACGAGCTTGCCGTCCTTGTCACCGATCTGGCCGGAGGCGAAGACGAAGCCGCCCGCTTCCACCGCCGCCGAGAAAGGCAGGTTGGCGTTAGCGCCTTCCATGCTGTGGAAAACGATATCGTCGGCCGAGGCCGCAAAGGTGAAACCGATGCTGGCGATCAGGATGGCTGCAGCTCTCATGAAATCCTCCCATTAACCCGGCCAGTGCCGGATGATGCTCATATAATCGACCATATCGAAGCCCGTGGCCTCGCACCAGTCCGGGCCGGGCCCTTCCCAGGCGACTTTCTTCCAGTCCACCTTGCCGGACTTTGAAAACTCGATCCCTTCGGCCTCAAGCGCGATGCGCTGGCGCTCCGATCCGGGCCGTGGGCTGATGCCGCCCGAGGCATTGATAATACGCTGCCATGGCACATCGGTATCCGTCGGCAGGCCGTTCATGGCAAAGCCGACGATGCGCGGGGTGGAGCCGGGCACGAGGGTGGAGATCATCCCGTAGCTCGCCACCCGCCCCGGCGGGATCATCCGCACCAGATCATGGATCGCCGCGAACAGCCCCTCGCCCGCCGGCATGTCAGGGCTCCAGCGCCATGGCGACCGCCGCGTCCACATGAAGCCCGGCGGTATCGAACATCGGGTAATCGGGCCGGTCAGCCTGAGCGATCAACAGGCAAATCTCGGTGCAGCCCATGATCAGGCCTTCGGCGCCTGCCGCCCGGTATTTGTCGGCGATTTCCAGATAGCGCGCTTTCGAGGCCAGGCTGATCTCGCCCTTGCAAAGCTCATCGAAAATGATCCGGTCCACATCGCGCCGCTCGGCTTCATCCGGCACCATGATCTCGAGCCCGAAATTGCGGGCATAATAGTCCCGCATATAGGGCGCCGACATCACAGGGTATGTGCCAAGGAGGAGGATGCGTTTCAGCCCCGCCGCCCTGATCGCAGCACCGGTCGGGTCCGCGATATGGAGGAAGGGGATGCTGATGCCGTCAGTGAAGCGCTCATATACCCGGTGAACGGTGTTGGAAGCGCAGATCAGGAAATCGGCCCCGGCGCGTTCGGCGGCAACCGCCTTTTCGGCGAGATAGTCGCCAAGTGCGTCCCAGCCGTCGTTCCGCACCCAATATTCGATATTGCCGAAATTGACCCCGATGATCACCGTTTCCGCAATATCCCAGCCACCAAGCCGCGCGTTCGCGGCGGCGTTGATCATGCGGTAATATTCGCTCGTCGCCTCGGCGCTCATGCCACCAAGGAGTCCTATCTTCTTCTGCTTCAGGGGCCGCACGCGCTCAACCCTTTACCGGACGCACAAGGGACGCTGCTTCCTTGGCGCGGGCGCGGGCCTCGGCA
The Gimibacter soli DNA segment above includes these coding regions:
- a CDS encoding glutathione S-transferase family protein, which codes for MALTLHYHPLSSYCHKVLIGLYELDVPFTPAILNLMDPAERERFLEISPMGKMPALVDETRGETATESSIIIEYLDQHYPGARPLLPTDADACLMARKMDRVFDLYVMTPVQKIIGDGFRPEGGHDTIGVAEAHTTLKAAYGMLDRHFYGRTWAAGDRFSIADCAAAPALFYARTLEPFGEDNDLLAAYFERLCERPSFARVLTETRPWFHMYPRVDAVEARFLAD
- a CDS encoding RidA family protein; this translates as MRAAAILIASIGFTFAASADDIVFHSMEGANANLPFSAAVEAGGFVFASGQIGDKDGKLVEGGMAAEARQAMENTKAALARAGVGMDRVVKCTVFLADISEWADFNKVYVTYFPGNKPARSAFGANGLAMGAKVELECIAKK
- a CDS encoding MGMT family protein; amino-acid sequence: MPAGEGLFAAIHDLVRMIPPGRVASYGMISTLVPGSTPRIVGFAMNGLPTDTDVPWQRIINASGGISPRPGSERQRIALEAEGIEFSKSGKVDWKKVAWEGPGPDWCEATGFDMVDYMSIIRHWPG
- a CDS encoding aspartate/glutamate racemase family protein, with protein sequence MRPLKQKKIGLLGGMSAEATSEYYRMINAAANARLGGWDIAETVIIGVNFGNIEYWVRNDGWDALGDYLAEKAVAAERAGADFLICASNTVHRVYERFTDGISIPFLHIADPTGAAIRAAGLKRILLLGTYPVMSAPYMRDYYARNFGLEIMVPDEAERRDVDRIIFDELCKGEISLASKARYLEIADKYRAAGAEGLIMGCTEICLLIAQADRPDYPMFDTAGLHVDAAVAMALEP